A single Clostridiales bacterium DNA region contains:
- a CDS encoding reverse transcriptase domain-containing protein, whose amino-acid sequence MQPTVAILERMNQNSNRNKDEIFTRVYRYLQRPDLYFLAYKNLYANNGAATRGVDNDTADGFSEEKVSLIIKSLTDGTYTPRPVRRAYIKKQNGKMRPLGLPTFTDKLVQEAIRMILEAIYEPVFCDTSHGFRPKRSCHTALGMITKGFNGVKWFVEGDIKGCFDNINHNVLADLIGKKIKDARFVQLIRKFLSAGYMENWRYNSTYSGTPQGGIVSPILANIYLHELDMFVEQLRQKFDHPLPRGKRTPEYSRLRSKAVRLKRKLETADETQKAALLAELHETRKQQLSTPSKLQEDKKIKYVRYADDFLIGVIRSRPDCEWIKSELKSFIGDTLKMELSEEKTLITHSQDKARFLGYDVCVRRNGQIKQGGNGYTKRTLSNKVELAVPFKDKIERFLLDKGVVKQINGEYRFVHRPSLLQITEYEIVSSYNAELRGICNYYRLASNFNKLNYFAYLMEYSCLKTLAAKRKSTIAQIIHSRQDGRGKWCVPYQTANGEKRLYFAKYSECKGHNVFSDNIRNDAVIYSHRRNPFEDGLKAKVCELCGATQAAYYEIHHVKKVKDLKGKAPWEKYLIT is encoded by the coding sequence ATGCAACCAACAGTAGCGATTTTGGAGAGGATGAACCAAAACTCAAACCGCAACAAGGACGAGATTTTTACACGGGTTTACCGTTATCTGCAAAGACCGGACCTTTACTTCCTTGCGTATAAAAACCTGTATGCCAACAATGGCGCGGCGACGCGCGGTGTGGATAACGACACGGCAGACGGGTTCAGTGAGGAAAAAGTGTCGCTCATCATCAAAAGTCTAACCGACGGAACCTATACCCCAAGGCCTGTGCGCAGGGCGTATATAAAAAAACAGAATGGCAAAATGCGTCCACTGGGACTGCCGACATTCACGGATAAACTTGTGCAAGAAGCAATCAGGATGATACTGGAAGCCATCTATGAACCAGTATTCTGTGACACTTCTCACGGGTTCAGACCGAAACGGAGTTGCCATACCGCACTTGGCATGATAACAAAAGGATTTAACGGGGTGAAATGGTTTGTTGAGGGCGATATCAAAGGCTGTTTCGACAACATCAATCACAATGTCCTTGCAGACCTGATAGGAAAGAAGATCAAGGACGCACGCTTCGTCCAGCTCATCCGCAAATTCCTGAGCGCGGGCTATATGGAGAACTGGCGGTACAACAGCACCTACAGCGGCACACCGCAAGGCGGCATTGTATCACCTATACTCGCCAACATCTACCTGCACGAGTTGGATATGTTTGTCGAACAGTTAAGGCAAAAATTTGACCATCCCTTGCCGCGAGGCAAGAGAACGCCGGAATATTCTCGACTGCGGAGCAAAGCCGTTCGCTTAAAACGGAAGCTGGAAACGGCTGACGAAACCCAAAAGGCGGCGTTACTTGCAGAACTGCATGAAACCAGAAAGCAACAGCTTTCTACCCCAAGCAAACTCCAAGAGGATAAGAAAATCAAGTATGTGCGCTACGCCGACGATTTTCTCATCGGGGTTATCAGAAGCAGGCCGGACTGTGAGTGGATAAAATCGGAACTGAAATCCTTTATCGGTGATACGCTGAAAATGGAACTAAGCGAAGAAAAAACGCTCATTACCCACAGTCAGGATAAAGCACGGTTTCTGGGCTATGACGTTTGTGTAAGGCGCAACGGTCAAATCAAGCAGGGCGGGAACGGTTACACCAAAAGAACACTTAGCAACAAGGTGGAACTCGCCGTCCCGTTCAAGGACAAAATTGAGCGTTTTCTGCTGGATAAAGGCGTGGTGAAACAGATTAACGGTGAATATCGCTTTGTCCATCGTCCGAGCCTGCTGCAAATCACGGAATATGAGATTGTTTCAAGCTACAACGCGGAGCTGCGGGGAATCTGCAACTATTACCGTTTGGCAAGCAATTTTAACAAACTGAATTACTTCGCTTACCTTATGGAGTATAGTTGCCTGAAAACCCTTGCGGCGAAACGGAAAAGCACCATCGCCCAAATCATTCATTCGCGCCAAGATGGGCGCGGCAAATGGTGTGTACCGTATCAAACGGCAAATGGTGAGAAACGGCTCTACTTTGCAAAATACTCTGAATGTAAAGGGCATAACGTGTTTAGTGACAACATTCGTAACGATGCGGTGATTTACAGTCACAGGCGCAACCCCTTTGAGGACGGGTTAAAAGCGAAGGTCTGCGAGTTGTGCGGCGCAACCCAAGCGGCATATTACGAAATCCACCATGTGAAAAAGGTCAAAGACTTGAAGGGAAAAGCTCCGTGGGAGAAATACCTGATAACCTGA
- a CDS encoding helix-turn-helix transcriptional regulator: MKTKIAELRKKRKISQEELATAVSVTRQTITSIEVGKYTASLVLAYKIAKYFDTTIEEIFDFSDVEEL, encoded by the coding sequence TTGAAAACAAAAATTGCAGAGTTGAGAAAGAAAAGAAAGATATCCCAAGAAGAGCTTGCGACAGCTGTAAGTGTTACAAGACAAACAATCACATCAATTGAGGTTGGAAAATACACTGCATCGCTTGTTTTAGCCTACAAGATTGCGAAGTATTTTGATACAACAATTGAGGAAATATTCGATTTTTCAGATGTGGAGGAACTATGA